Proteins encoded in a region of the Deltaproteobacteria bacterium genome:
- the lon gene encoding endopeptidase La, producing the protein MKEELRDTEEPGAPDEKHLEPAIPKILPLLPIRDMVVFPSMIVPLIVGREKSINALDEALKRDRLIFLSSQREGENENPSPDEISITGTVSVIVRMIKTPDEKVKILVQGLQRGRVEEFLKTEPFFSVRLDLIKEISLDAVPVKVEALARALKEGMARMVQLGKLIPPDVLAVAENINDPGRLADLAGSSIGLDLNEAQMALEMEDPNERLVFVHKVLRRELKVLEMQQRIQDQTKEEMTKTQREYFLRQQLKTIQAELGEKGDRETESEEFQDKIEKAQMPPEVRKEVEKQLERLSKMHPDSAEAAIIRTYLEWMVELPWKRSTRDRLDLKKAQKVLDDDHYDLEKVKERILEYLGVLKLRKGLKGPILCFVGPPGVGKTSLGRSIARAMGRNFVRMSLGGMRDEAEIRGHRRTYVGALPGRIIQGIKQAGSRNPVFMLDEIDKLGSDFRGDPSSALLEVLDPEQNHAFRDHYLAVPYDLSPVMFIATANMTDPVPSALLDRMEVIRLAGYTAVDKRHIARRYLISRQMERNGINEDFLSISNGALDHLILKYTREAGVRNLEREIGNLCRKAAKKVAMGKTARTRITAGNISAYLGPPRHFGTKERGEPQVGVVMGLAWTPVGGDILYIEVAAVKGKGILTLTGSLGNVMKESAQAALSFIRSHGRELGIEPENAAKFDFHVHVPAGAIPKDGPSAGIAITTAIVSALSGVPPGPDLAMTGEVTLTGRVLPIGGLKEKLLAAKRAQVKRVVIPEGNSPDLEEIPSYILRSMEIIPVGDVGQVLEAASLKPVKIKGRASMAGKSSGKKEKS; encoded by the coding sequence ATGAAAGAAGAATTGCGAGATACGGAGGAACCGGGGGCACCGGACGAAAAACATCTGGAACCGGCCATCCCCAAGATCCTGCCCCTCCTTCCCATAAGGGATATGGTGGTCTTTCCGAGCATGATCGTTCCGTTGATCGTGGGTAGGGAAAAATCCATCAACGCCCTTGATGAGGCATTGAAGAGGGACCGCCTGATCTTCCTGTCGTCACAGCGTGAGGGGGAGAACGAAAATCCGTCACCGGATGAGATCTCCATAACCGGCACCGTTTCGGTAATCGTCAGGATGATCAAGACTCCTGATGAAAAGGTAAAGATACTGGTTCAGGGGCTGCAGCGGGGCAGGGTCGAGGAGTTTCTTAAGACGGAACCTTTCTTCTCCGTTCGACTCGATCTAATAAAGGAGATAAGCCTCGATGCCGTTCCGGTCAAGGTTGAGGCGCTTGCCCGGGCCCTGAAGGAAGGGATGGCCCGCATGGTCCAATTGGGCAAGCTTATTCCTCCGGACGTCCTGGCTGTCGCTGAAAATATCAATGATCCGGGGCGACTTGCCGATCTGGCTGGATCGAGTATCGGGCTGGATCTGAACGAGGCCCAGATGGCTCTGGAAATGGAGGACCCCAACGAACGCCTCGTCTTTGTCCACAAGGTTTTGAGGAGAGAACTCAAGGTCCTCGAGATGCAGCAGCGCATCCAGGACCAGACCAAGGAGGAGATGACGAAAACCCAGAGGGAATATTTTCTCCGTCAGCAGCTCAAGACGATTCAGGCGGAACTGGGAGAAAAGGGCGACAGAGAGACCGAAAGCGAGGAATTCCAGGACAAGATTGAGAAAGCCCAAATGCCCCCCGAGGTCAGGAAGGAGGTTGAAAAACAGCTCGAAAGACTCTCAAAAATGCATCCCGATTCCGCTGAGGCTGCCATTATCCGGACCTATCTTGAGTGGATGGTGGAGCTGCCATGGAAACGGTCCACAAGAGACCGTCTGGATCTGAAAAAGGCCCAGAAGGTATTGGATGATGACCATTACGACCTGGAAAAGGTCAAGGAAAGGATTCTTGAGTATCTGGGAGTCCTCAAGCTTAGGAAGGGACTGAAGGGGCCGATTCTCTGTTTCGTGGGCCCCCCCGGCGTCGGGAAAACATCACTCGGCAGGTCCATCGCCAGAGCCATGGGAAGAAATTTCGTCAGAATGTCCCTTGGCGGTATGAGGGACGAGGCTGAAATCAGGGGCCACAGGCGGACTTATGTCGGGGCCCTGCCCGGGAGGATCATCCAGGGTATCAAACAAGCAGGATCCCGAAACCCCGTATTCATGCTCGACGAGATAGATAAACTTGGTTCGGATTTCAGAGGTGATCCGTCCTCGGCGCTTCTGGAGGTCCTGGATCCCGAGCAGAACCATGCCTTCCGGGACCACTACCTGGCAGTTCCCTATGACCTGTCCCCGGTCATGTTTATCGCCACCGCCAATATGACCGATCCGGTTCCATCGGCCCTGCTGGACAGGATGGAAGTAATCAGGCTTGCGGGATACACCGCGGTGGACAAGAGACATATTGCGAGACGGTATCTTATTTCCCGTCAGATGGAGAGAAACGGCATTAACGAGGATTTTCTTTCCATCTCCAATGGAGCGCTGGACCATCTCATCCTGAAATACACCAGAGAAGCAGGTGTCCGTAACCTGGAGCGGGAGATCGGGAATCTCTGCCGGAAGGCGGCCAAGAAGGTCGCCATGGGAAAGACCGCCCGGACAAGGATAACCGCCGGCAATATTTCAGCCTATCTTGGTCCCCCAAGGCATTTCGGCACGAAGGAGAGGGGTGAACCTCAGGTCGGGGTTGTTATGGGACTTGCCTGGACCCCGGTGGGGGGGGACATCCTTTATATCGAGGTTGCCGCCGTCAAGGGGAAGGGGATACTTACCCTGACGGGTTCCCTCGGCAATGTCATGAAGGAGTCCGCCCAGGCCGCCCTAAGCTTTATCCGGTCCCACGGCAGGGAGTTGGGAATTGAGCCGGAGAACGCTGCAAAATTCGATTTTCACGTCCACGTTCCGGCCGGGGCCATTCCCAAGGACGGGCCGTCCGCGGGTATCGCAATTACCACGGCTATCGTTTCCGCTCTGTCCGGCGTGCCGCCGGGACCTGACCTTGCCATGACCGGAGAGGTGACCCTGACGGGAAGGGTTCTGCCGATAGGGGGCCTCAAGGAAAAGCTTCTCGCTGCCAAAAGGGCGCAGGTCAAGCGGGTTGTTATCCCGGAAGGAAACTCCCCGGATCTGGAGGAGATCCCCTCCTACATCCTGCGGAGCATGGAGATAATCCCTGTCGGGGATGTGGGTCAGGTCCTGGAAGCCGCTTCCCTCAAGCCGGTTAAGATAAAAGGCCGGGCTTCCATGGCCGGGAAGAGTTCCGGCAAAAAGGAGAAATCGTGA
- a CDS encoding response regulator, translating to MNIEGPATRDPGPVLVVDDEKFFQEVLTKILREEGYDVSVAASGREAISAFQSGRFKVVVLDLVLPDLMGTEVIGRMKEMEDDIAVIMVTAYASLESAIDALKAGAYDYIRKPIVREDLVRSVERAIERHQLSSRNKVLVKELQSHLVEVKTLSREKDEVFRILDEGLVVIEEDGRIVDLNPAARQFLEWITGQPAGETLSGSGFPLSDGFMSSVNKAEGRPVRTMVSLTQDSGVGRKDIELVGLSMDLDIAGRRFLLAMRDMTEIKDMERRRDEFLAIVTHDLRTPLTSLKGFVELLVNENKGADRVVGDYLDIIDSEADRMISLINDLLDLDRLNSDRIRMELEPISMPKLVAYGLKSMEGLSRQRDVTLRMSIRGDEESLVFMGDRRRILQVLINLHSNAIRFSPRGGSVDTVAYLEDGYVFTEILDEGPGIAPEERKSIFEKYKQVGQPFYERTKGSGLGLTIVKKIVNMHGGSVRMDGRDDKQGSRFIVKLPAGVKGAY from the coding sequence GTGAACATAGAAGGCCCTGCGACCCGCGATCCCGGGCCTGTTCTCGTCGTAGATGATGAGAAGTTCTTTCAGGAGGTTCTGACCAAGATACTTCGTGAAGAGGGATACGATGTTTCAGTGGCCGCCTCCGGCCGGGAAGCCATAAGCGCTTTTCAAAGTGGGCGCTTCAAGGTTGTTGTATTGGATCTGGTCCTCCCCGATCTCATGGGTACCGAGGTCATTGGCCGCATGAAGGAGATGGAGGACGACATAGCGGTGATCATGGTTACGGCCTATGCCTCACTGGAGAGCGCCATTGATGCCCTGAAAGCGGGGGCCTACGACTATATCCGCAAGCCCATCGTCCGTGAGGACCTGGTGAGATCCGTGGAGAGGGCCATCGAGCGTCATCAGCTCAGCTCCCGGAACAAGGTCCTGGTAAAGGAGCTTCAATCCCACCTGGTTGAGGTCAAAACGTTAAGCAGGGAAAAGGATGAAGTGTTCCGGATTCTCGATGAGGGCCTCGTGGTTATTGAGGAGGACGGCAGGATCGTTGATCTGAACCCTGCCGCCCGGCAGTTTCTCGAATGGATCACCGGACAACCGGCCGGTGAAACTTTATCCGGTTCGGGATTTCCTCTGTCGGACGGTTTTATGTCGTCCGTGAACAAGGCGGAGGGCAGACCCGTCAGGACCATGGTTTCCCTCACACAGGATTCCGGCGTAGGGCGTAAGGACATTGAGCTTGTGGGTCTTTCAATGGATCTTGATATCGCCGGCCGGAGATTTCTCCTGGCCATGAGAGACATGACTGAAATTAAAGACATGGAAAGAAGAAGGGATGAATTCCTGGCAATCGTAACCCACGATCTCAGGACCCCTTTAACATCCCTGAAAGGTTTTGTGGAACTGCTCGTGAATGAGAATAAGGGGGCGGATCGGGTTGTAGGTGACTATCTTGATATCATCGACTCGGAGGCCGACAGGATGATCTCCCTGATAAACGATCTCCTGGACCTGGACCGCCTGAATTCAGATAGGATCAGGATGGAACTTGAGCCCATATCAATGCCCAAACTGGTGGCTTATGGGCTGAAGAGTATGGAGGGCCTGAGTCGTCAAAGGGACGTGACCTTGAGGATGTCCATCAGGGGAGATGAAGAATCCCTCGTTTTTATGGGGGACAGGCGGAGGATTCTTCAGGTTCTCATAAATCTCCACTCCAATGCCATCCGGTTCTCCCCGAGGGGAGGTTCCGTGGACACGGTGGCCTATCTGGAGGACGGATATGTTTTTACGGAGATCCTTGACGAAGGGCCCGGTATTGCACCGGAGGAAAGGAAGAGTATCTTCGAAAAATATAAGCAGGTCGGACAGCCTTTTTACGAGCGAACCAAGGGAAGCGGGCTGGGCTTGACCATTGTCAAAAAGATTGTGAATATGCACGGAGGCAGCGTTAGGATGGACGGGAGGGACGATAAACAGGGTAGCCGTTTTATCGTTAAACTACCGGCCGGAGTGAAGGGAGCCTATTGA
- a CDS encoding response regulator, giving the protein MGHRILVVDDSPFIHELVKDILRREGCEVERAMNGHEAMVSIGQNPPDLVLLDIIMPEMSGYQVCRLIRSDDRLKDLPVVMMTAKDTQKDRFWGMEVGADAYVTKPIEEKNLLKTISSLLKEARTPAKPVGRDELTSETLKGRADDILERKLLELTIINEVGKLFSLLDKPKTLLQSCLQLVSKVIDYDLGVVFLAFPEADFKTVAIRTRNVPLKVSKKELLRRGGENLGLHRGCNRSKIAALTTELIEDSEIEEKTFRRPSLSSLEVVLRSSMDVLGSVMLFSNRKDFFIEDDRNLVEMIGVQLSILLDNLFLLQERDRQLATLELEKNRVEAILQNMGEGVLVTDWSYRIIHANPLAHHLLDMDDGELVGHVLFDHVPKDIFSILEKQHIGEKNPTWNIKFSSIRGELPLMASVAVVDEEEEQTLGLIILLRDITVERELDRMKNKFLQNVSNHLRNPLAALKGFTDLMRGEMYEPATSRQKEYMDSIESETAKLIEIVEDLLSLSRIELADYRFRAEKFAVSDALLTAMVSTQDIARGRGITLKTEVSEDLPKVFADRDSVVDITTRLASNAIKFSPDDRDVIIGARLGGDDGNGKIVEVFVRDAGPGVPLDKRDSIFEKYPADHLFTESRREGVGLGLPICRQLVEMNGGRIHLESTGESGSTFIFTLPLAEENAPRLGRPNQ; this is encoded by the coding sequence ATGGGGCATCGAATACTCGTTGTGGATGACAGCCCTTTTATCCATGAATTGGTGAAAGATATCCTCCGCCGTGAGGGGTGTGAGGTTGAGAGGGCTATGAACGGGCATGAGGCCATGGTTTCCATCGGGCAGAATCCACCTGACCTGGTTCTTCTCGACATCATCATGCCTGAGATGAGCGGCTATCAGGTATGCCGGCTTATCCGGAGTGATGACCGCCTGAAGGATCTGCCGGTGGTTATGATGACAGCGAAGGACACCCAGAAGGACCGGTTCTGGGGAATGGAGGTTGGGGCTGATGCCTACGTCACTAAACCCATTGAGGAGAAGAATCTTCTTAAAACCATTTCTTCCCTTCTGAAGGAGGCCAGAACCCCTGCGAAACCGGTTGGTCGTGATGAATTGACAAGCGAAACCCTCAAGGGACGCGCGGACGATATCCTCGAGAGAAAGCTGCTCGAATTAACCATCATCAACGAGGTCGGCAAGCTGTTTTCGCTCCTGGACAAGCCCAAAACCCTGTTGCAGAGCTGTCTCCAGCTTGTTTCAAAGGTCATTGATTACGATCTTGGTGTTGTTTTTCTCGCATTCCCGGAAGCCGACTTCAAGACCGTTGCGATAAGGACGCGAAACGTCCCCCTGAAGGTATCCAAAAAAGAGCTTCTACGAAGAGGCGGCGAAAATTTAGGTCTGCATAGGGGATGTAACAGGTCGAAGATCGCCGCCCTGACTACGGAACTGATCGAGGATAGTGAAATTGAAGAAAAGACTTTCCGCAGGCCCTCCCTTTCCAGCCTGGAAGTTGTTCTGAGATCCTCCATGGATGTCCTGGGCAGCGTCATGCTCTTCAGCAACCGAAAGGATTTTTTTATTGAGGATGACCGCAACCTGGTTGAGATGATTGGTGTTCAGCTGTCCATACTTCTGGACAACCTTTTTCTGCTGCAGGAACGTGACCGGCAGCTCGCTACCCTGGAGCTTGAGAAGAACCGCGTGGAGGCGATCCTCCAGAACATGGGGGAGGGTGTACTTGTGACGGACTGGTCATACAGGATCATTCACGCCAATCCACTGGCTCACCATCTGCTCGATATGGATGACGGTGAGTTGGTCGGCCATGTCCTGTTCGATCATGTCCCGAAGGACATCTTCAGCATTCTGGAAAAACAGCACATTGGGGAGAAGAACCCCACCTGGAATATCAAATTCAGCTCCATCAGGGGAGAACTGCCCCTTATGGCCAGTGTCGCTGTGGTCGATGAGGAAGAAGAACAGACCCTGGGACTTATCATTCTGCTGCGCGACATTACCGTGGAGAGGGAACTCGACCGCATGAAGAACAAGTTTCTTCAGAATGTCTCAAACCACCTGAGAAATCCCCTGGCCGCACTGAAAGGGTTCACCGACCTGATGCGTGGGGAGATGTACGAACCGGCGACGTCCCGGCAGAAAGAATACATGGATTCCATCGAATCCGAGACGGCCAAGCTCATCGAGATCGTCGAGGATCTCCTGAGTCTTTCGAGGATTGAACTGGCCGATTACAGGTTTCGCGCGGAGAAATTCGCTGTTTCGGACGCCCTGCTCACCGCCATGGTAAGTACACAGGACATCGCCCGGGGCAGAGGGATAACCCTCAAGACCGAAGTATCCGAAGATCTGCCCAAGGTTTTTGCGGATCGTGACAGTGTGGTGGACATAACAACCCGCCTGGCGTCCAACGCAATAAAGTTCAGCCCCGACGATAGGGATGTCATCATTGGCGCCAGGCTGGGCGGGGATGACGGCAACGGGAAAATAGTGGAGGTCTTCGTGCGCGATGCTGGGCCCGGCGTCCCCCTGGACAAGCGGGATTCCATCTTTGAGAAATACCCTGCCGATCACCTTTTCACCGAAAGCCGCCGGGAAGGTGTTGGGCTTGGACTGCCCATATGCAGGCAGCTGGTCGAAATGAACGGTGGGAGGATTCATCTGGAATCGACCGGGGAATCCGGGAGCACCTTCATTTTCACCCTTCCACTTGCCGAGGAGAATGCGCCCCGCTTGGGGCGTCCAAATCAATGA
- a CDS encoding HD domain-containing protein, with translation MNKGYLNLRKEDVREFLRPLARITGLRFSLWPPGESSQSLITGENNFCMLLQTTKMGNERCRNSFLSILSKTRDTDEPVFDLCHALMGRVTVPLEINGTDLGTVIICQDLVGEISEEHKDHLRDLAAEVELEDPVALIRAAEENPIYSRSRLEILGKFVRDQILEKTASLEAIQDTTEFLLEKYEELMFLYSITDSISPDREYGKALATILDRGIQKLSAQSGFLILSGEENSQALVTVEVCGNTPWGKGPGEVPPPLARLMRSCGGPAVIVRPSDGDEAWSPELSALLVCPFRIKSFRNGYLVFGWEKVEDIDDNELKFAMALANQSASLLHGVQLYRELADLLFSTLEALSSAIDVRDSYTHGHSRRVADYAVKTARELGYSSKFLTMLKIAGMLHDFGKIGIPEQILTKEGNLNDDELQAMKEHPVIGARILGKFKSFADIAPGIRHHHERFDGSGYPNGLAGETIPLVGRFISIADAYDAMTTTRPYRRQMLAHEAKEELRNCSGIQFDPVLVQAFIRGIEK, from the coding sequence ATGAACAAGGGATATCTGAACCTTCGCAAGGAGGATGTCCGGGAATTTTTGCGGCCTTTGGCCAGGATAACAGGGCTTCGTTTTTCCCTGTGGCCGCCGGGCGAGAGCAGCCAATCGTTGATTACCGGGGAGAATAACTTCTGTATGCTGCTTCAGACCACCAAAATGGGGAACGAGCGCTGCAGGAATTCGTTTCTTTCCATACTGAGTAAAACCCGCGACACAGATGAACCCGTGTTTGATCTATGCCATGCATTAATGGGACGGGTAACCGTTCCACTGGAGATCAACGGCACCGATCTTGGAACTGTAATAATATGTCAGGACCTGGTCGGGGAGATATCGGAGGAGCACAAGGACCACCTTCGAGACCTGGCCGCGGAAGTGGAATTGGAGGATCCGGTTGCCCTCATTCGGGCAGCCGAAGAAAATCCCATATATTCCAGATCCAGGCTGGAAATTCTCGGTAAATTCGTGCGGGATCAGATCCTGGAAAAGACCGCTTCCCTCGAGGCGATTCAGGACACGACGGAGTTCCTCCTGGAGAAGTACGAGGAACTCATGTTTCTGTACTCCATCACGGACAGTATTTCGCCCGACAGGGAGTACGGAAAAGCTCTGGCGACCATCCTGGACCGTGGGATTCAGAAACTTTCCGCGCAATCCGGATTTCTGATTCTGTCGGGAGAGGAAAACTCCCAGGCGCTGGTGACCGTAGAGGTCTGCGGCAATACACCTTGGGGCAAAGGCCCCGGTGAGGTCCCCCCTCCGCTGGCCCGGCTCATGCGATCCTGCGGCGGCCCGGCTGTGATCGTCAGACCTTCTGATGGGGACGAGGCATGGAGCCCCGAACTGTCAGCCCTTCTGGTTTGTCCTTTCCGCATAAAAAGTTTCCGAAACGGCTACCTCGTCTTTGGTTGGGAAAAGGTAGAAGATATTGACGATAACGAGCTTAAGTTCGCCATGGCTCTGGCAAACCAATCGGCATCCCTCCTCCACGGGGTCCAGCTTTACAGGGAGCTTGCGGACCTGCTCTTCTCAACTCTTGAGGCCCTCAGTTCCGCCATCGATGTCAGGGATTCCTACACCCACGGCCACTCCCGGAGGGTGGCGGATTACGCCGTTAAGACAGCCCGGGAGTTGGGATATTCCTCCAAGTTTCTCACCATGCTCAAGATAGCCGGTATGCTTCACGATTTCGGCAAAATTGGAATACCGGAACAGATTCTGACCAAGGAAGGGAATCTGAATGATGATGAACTCCAGGCCATGAAGGAACATCCTGTAATAGGTGCGCGAATTCTGGGAAAATTCAAATCGTTTGCGGATATCGCACCGGGGATCCGCCATCATCACGAGAGATTCGACGGCAGTGGATATCCCAACGGGTTGGCAGGGGAGACGATTCCCCTGGTGGGCAGGTTTATCTCCATAGCCGACGCCTACGATGCCATGACCACGACCAGACCTTATAGACGACAGATGCTGGCCCATGAGGCCAAGGAGGAACTGCGGAATTGCTCCGGTATACAGTTCGATCCGGTGCTGGTGCAGGCCTTTATTCGTGGAATTGAGAAATGA
- a CDS encoding response regulator translates to MAPDMVKILIVDDDDNIRHLLRLAFEDEFEVREARDGQEAYEIAGQWNPDMVVSDIMMPKLDGYSLYRKLKNMPATSSIPFIFLSAKKDVDEKVVGLEMGADDYITKPFSIKELKAKVRSIIKKMGDLNVRGSLEGLLNEIDLVEIIQLIDMGRKTGMLILDNLENTGKIYFERGEALFAQTGHWTGPDALFTLLSWKEGKFRLDPAPVRVQTNMDRSRGQEMLMEGVRLMDEMEEAIRQLPPAGTVLIPVVEGKSPSDEMRKVCNLFIGGATVASVRGKAPFPCYRFYPLVAKTVAAGCLKVKAPTARETEIDLLKRVKAAVRDL, encoded by the coding sequence ATGGCTCCTGACATGGTAAAGATTCTGATAGTGGATGACGACGACAACATTCGCCATCTCCTCCGACTGGCTTTTGAGGACGAGTTCGAGGTCCGGGAGGCCCGGGATGGACAGGAAGCGTACGAAATTGCCGGGCAATGGAATCCGGATATGGTCGTCTCCGATATAATGATGCCGAAGCTTGACGGGTATTCTCTCTATCGAAAACTAAAGAACATGCCCGCAACATCTTCGATCCCGTTTATCTTCCTCTCAGCCAAGAAAGACGTGGACGAAAAGGTTGTCGGACTCGAGATGGGCGCAGACGACTACATAACCAAGCCTTTTTCCATAAAGGAACTTAAGGCCAAGGTTCGTTCGATCATAAAGAAGATGGGCGATCTGAATGTCCGGGGGAGTCTTGAGGGCCTGCTTAACGAGATCGACCTGGTGGAGATCATCCAACTGATTGATATGGGCCGGAAGACCGGGATGCTCATTCTGGACAATCTGGAAAATACCGGGAAAATATATTTTGAAAGGGGGGAGGCTCTTTTTGCTCAGACGGGTCACTGGACCGGGCCGGATGCCCTTTTTACCCTGCTGTCGTGGAAGGAAGGAAAGTTCCGTCTGGATCCTGCCCCCGTCAGGGTCCAGACGAACATGGATCGGAGTCGGGGCCAGGAAATGCTGATGGAAGGTGTCAGGCTCATGGATGAAATGGAGGAAGCCATAAGGCAACTGCCCCCGGCAGGGACTGTCCTCATCCCGGTGGTCGAGGGCAAATCCCCATCGGATGAGATGCGAAAGGTCTGCAATTTATTTATTGGCGGAGCCACGGTAGCGAGCGTTCGCGGGAAAGCCCCTTTTCCATGTTACCGTTTTTATCCTCTTGTGGCGAAAACTGTTGCCGCCGGTTGTCTGAAGGTAAAGGCACCCACCGCCCGGGAAACCGAAATCGATCTTCTTAAGCGTGTCAAAGCCGCTGTCCGGGATCTTTAA
- a CDS encoding GAF domain-containing sensor histidine kinase codes for MEREAARYREISDRYTELSTVVRLGLELGVELNVEHVLEKIVQQIHEELGFGIVSIMLLSDGGDYLSISASRGLGDDIVASSRPAVGEGIAGWVAKEGEPLLVNNIETHPRFGKLRSHGRYSSKSLICVPLKVGKRIIGVLNGNNRKGSDILTEHDLRLLSIYASQASVTIERARLYRSLELQADELSAAYNQLKVLDRIKADFITNVSHEFRTPVTVILGYLELLKGSVETPEQVEKVNIAMDASYRLAKLVDDSTDILRLDSGSMPFFFHDENMGEFLREALYKHADRTAEKGVKLEMDLEKTLPPVSIDVGKMGDVVEKLIDNSIKFTSAGGYVRVSCSAAKKGWVTVAFEDSGSGVPAGEQERVFEYFEQGGDIMTSKPPGTGLGLPIAKAIIVRHGGHLWFDRDHPKGCRILFDIPAKDFHAG; via the coding sequence ATGGAAAGAGAAGCGGCCCGGTATCGGGAAATCAGTGATCGATATACTGAACTTTCCACCGTGGTACGGCTTGGCCTTGAGTTGGGGGTGGAACTCAACGTTGAACATGTACTGGAGAAAATCGTACAGCAGATTCACGAAGAACTGGGTTTCGGGATCGTCTCCATAATGCTGTTGTCCGATGGGGGGGACTATTTGTCCATTAGTGCATCCCGGGGTCTGGGTGATGATATTGTAGCGTCATCGAGGCCCGCGGTCGGGGAAGGCATCGCGGGCTGGGTGGCAAAGGAAGGAGAACCTCTCCTTGTAAATAATATCGAAACGCATCCTCGATTCGGAAAACTTCGAAGCCATGGTCGTTACAGTTCCAAATCCCTCATCTGTGTTCCCCTAAAGGTGGGGAAAAGGATTATAGGCGTACTAAACGGAAATAACAGGAAGGGCTCGGATATCCTGACGGAGCACGACCTCAGGCTTCTGAGCATCTATGCTTCCCAGGCGTCCGTGACTATAGAAAGGGCGCGGTTATACCGCAGTCTTGAACTTCAGGCAGACGAGCTGAGCGCTGCCTATAACCAACTGAAGGTACTTGATAGGATCAAAGCGGATTTCATAACCAACGTTTCCCATGAATTCCGAACTCCGGTCACGGTTATTCTGGGTTACCTGGAGCTCCTTAAAGGAAGCGTCGAGACGCCGGAACAGGTCGAGAAGGTTAACATCGCCATGGATGCTTCATACAGATTGGCGAAGCTGGTTGACGACAGCACCGATATTCTCAGGCTGGATTCGGGTTCCATGCCCTTCTTTTTCCACGACGAGAACATGGGGGAATTTCTCAGGGAGGCTCTTTACAAGCATGCCGACAGGACAGCCGAAAAAGGGGTTAAGCTTGAGATGGACCTTGAGAAAACCCTGCCTCCGGTTTCCATCGACGTTGGCAAGATGGGGGATGTTGTCGAAAAACTTATCGATAATTCCATAAAGTTCACATCCGCCGGTGGTTATGTGCGGGTTTCCTGTTCCGCAGCCAAAAAAGGCTGGGTTACGGTGGCCTTTGAGGATTCGGGATCAGGTGTCCCCGCAGGTGAGCAGGAGCGGGTCTTCGAATACTTTGAGCAGGGCGGGGATATAATGACATCAAAACCCCCGGGGACAGGGCTGGGCCTTCCCATTGCCAAGGCCATTATTGTCCGTCATGGTGGGCATCTCTGGTTTGATAGGGACCATCCGAAAGGATGTCGAATCCTTTTTGATATTCCAGCGAAGGATTTCCATGCGGGATAA